The Halanaerobium praevalens DSM 2228 genome contains a region encoding:
- a CDS encoding acyl-CoA dehydratase activase, which yields MYYIGIDIGSVACKGILFKNGIIDKSLAPTGWNPQKSGEQTLNYLLEANNLQAKDIKGVVATGYGRVSQKFADKTVTEITCHGKGGYYLNNEIRTIVDIGGQDSKVISLNEAGQVVDFVMNDKCAAGTGKFLEMTINSLEEQIDNLDKLIKGEKKANISSMCAVFAESEIISLLADGVSKSEIAGGIIDSIINRINILLSKITFREKVLFTGGLAQSQVIKNELSKKLDTQVLSYADSQFAGAIGGALIASNLG from the coding sequence ATGTACTATATTGGAATTGATATTGGTTCTGTTGCTTGTAAAGGAATTTTATTTAAAAATGGAATTATTGATAAAAGCTTAGCTCCAACTGGTTGGAATCCTCAAAAAAGTGGAGAGCAAACCCTTAATTATTTATTAGAAGCTAATAATTTGCAAGCTAAAGATATTAAAGGTGTTGTTGCAACTGGTTATGGTCGAGTTTCACAGAAATTTGCTGATAAGACTGTAACTGAAATAACCTGTCATGGTAAAGGTGGCTATTATTTAAATAATGAAATTAGAACAATTGTAGATATTGGAGGCCAAGATAGCAAAGTTATTTCGCTTAATGAAGCTGGACAAGTAGTTGATTTTGTGATGAATGATAAATGTGCTGCTGGAACTGGCAAATTTTTAGAGATGACAATTAATTCTTTAGAAGAGCAAATTGATAATTTAGATAAGTTGATTAAGGGTGAAAAAAAAGCAAATATTAGCAGTATGTGTGCTGTTTTTGCAGAATCTGAAATAATTTCTCTTTTAGCAGATGGAGTTTCTAAAAGTGAAATTGCTGGTGGAATTATAGATTCTATCATTAACCGGATTAATATTTTATTAAGCAAAATAACTTTTAGAGAAAAGGTTCTTTTTACAGGGGGCTTAGCCCAGAGTCAGGTTATTAAAAATGAACTAAGTAAAAAATTAGATACACAAGTTTTAAGTTATGCAGATTCTCAATTTGCAGGAGCAATTGGTGGAGCTTTAATAGCTAGTAATCTGGGATGA
- a CDS encoding DUF3343 domain-containing protein, translating into METYNLIFTFYSTHLALEFENVLKANQIDVNIIPVPRQISSSCGLSGKIKLQDLEQVKKLAAENKIEYEDIYQVKDQDFKKISN; encoded by the coding sequence TTGGAAACTTATAATTTAATTTTCACTTTTTATTCAACTCACCTTGCTTTAGAATTTGAAAATGTTTTAAAAGCAAATCAGATTGATGTTAATATTATTCCAGTCCCGAGACAAATTAGTTCTTCCTGTGGTCTATCTGGTAAGATTAAATTGCAAGATTTGGAGCAAGTTAAAAAACTAGCTGCTGAAAATAAAATAGAATATGAAGATATTTATCAAGTTAAAGATCAAGATTTTAAAAAAATTTCTAATTAA
- the yedF gene encoding sulfurtransferase-like selenium metabolism protein YedF — MKEIDAKGLACPKPVVLAKKAINSNQEVLVIVDNQTAANNLKKLAKKMGAEVSVVEESETEFKVMFKKLKTTNQADSEVNSKPSAKTFLIAADKMGTGEAELGKILIKGFISTIKELEPLPQKIIFINSGVKLAVNEEIIPYLKELIQKEVEILLCGTCVDYYGLQAEIELGEISNMYEIASALNTDQVVRI; from the coding sequence ATGAAAGAGATAGATGCTAAAGGACTTGCTTGTCCTAAGCCAGTTGTACTTGCTAAAAAAGCGATTAATTCGAATCAAGAAGTTTTAGTAATTGTTGATAATCAAACTGCTGCTAATAATTTGAAAAAATTAGCAAAAAAAATGGGAGCAGAAGTTTCAGTTGTAGAAGAATCAGAGACAGAATTTAAAGTCATGTTTAAAAAATTAAAAACTACTAATCAAGCAGATTCTGAGGTGAATTCTAAGCCCAGTGCTAAAACATTTTTGATTGCTGCTGATAAAATGGGCACAGGAGAAGCTGAATTAGGTAAAATCTTAATTAAAGGCTTTATCTCTACGATCAAAGAACTTGAGCCTCTACCACAAAAGATTATTTTTATTAATTCTGGAGTTAAATTAGCTGTAAATGAGGAAATTATTCCTTATTTAAAAGAGCTTATCCAAAAAGAAGTAGAAATACTTTTATGTGGAACCTGTGTTGATTATTATGGACTGCAAGCAGAAATTGAATTAGGAGAAATTAGTAATATGTACGAAATAGCTTCTGCTTTAAATACTGATCAAGTTGTAAGAATCTAA
- the selD gene encoding selenide, water dikinase SelD, with protein sequence MEKIKLTDYSKTSGUAAKMGPRALAQVLRHVNFPADPEKLLIGLDKADDAAVYSLTDELALIQTLDFFTPVVDDPYLFGQIAAANALSDVYAMGGKPILAMNIVGFPSCLETEVLSQILQGGADKVKEAGASLCGGHTVVDEEPKYGLSVTGTVAPADLLSNSGIKADDLIILTKPLGTGVMITALKAGFAKSDQSNPAVKSMLTLNNIALEYFAEYQINACTDVTGFGLIGHLLEMSENSSLEIEIDAPEIPIFEGVRDFAETGLLPAGAYKNQENYQEFVVEEGKRDQTLYDLMYDPQTSGGLLISVAAEDAAELLIDLYAADIEAAVIAKAKKGEKGIKIKWN encoded by the coding sequence ATGGAAAAAATAAAATTAACTGATTATAGTAAAACTTCTGGTTGAGCAGCTAAAATGGGCCCTCGGGCTTTGGCGCAGGTACTGCGTCACGTTAATTTTCCTGCTGATCCAGAAAAATTGTTAATTGGACTTGATAAAGCAGATGATGCTGCTGTTTATAGTTTAACAGATGAACTAGCCTTAATTCAGACTTTAGATTTTTTTACTCCAGTAGTAGATGATCCCTATTTATTTGGTCAGATTGCTGCAGCTAATGCTTTAAGTGATGTTTATGCTATGGGTGGCAAACCTATTTTGGCGATGAATATAGTTGGCTTTCCTTCCTGTTTAGAGACTGAGGTCCTCTCTCAAATTTTACAGGGAGGAGCAGATAAAGTTAAAGAAGCAGGTGCCAGTTTATGTGGTGGTCATACAGTTGTAGATGAAGAACCTAAATATGGACTTTCAGTTACTGGAACAGTTGCTCCAGCTGATTTACTCAGCAACTCTGGAATTAAAGCAGATGATTTAATCATTTTAACTAAACCTTTAGGGACTGGAGTTATGATTACAGCCCTTAAAGCAGGATTTGCTAAGAGTGATCAAAGTAATCCAGCAGTGAAATCAATGTTGACTTTAAATAATATTGCTTTAGAATATTTTGCTGAATATCAAATCAATGCTTGTACAGATGTAACAGGTTTTGGCCTAATTGGTCATTTGCTTGAGATGTCTGAAAACAGTAGTTTAGAAATTGAAATTGATGCTCCAGAAATCCCTATTTTTGAGGGCGTTAGAGATTTCGCTGAAACAGGTCTTTTACCGGCTGGTGCTTATAAGAATCAAGAAAATTATCAGGAATTTGTAGTCGAAGAAGGAAAAAGAGACCAAACTCTTTATGATTTAATGTATGATCCTCAAACTTCAGGTGGACTTTTAATTTCAGTAGCTGCAGAAGATGCTGCAGAGTTATTAATTGATCTTTATGCTGCAGATATTGAGGCTGCTGTAATTGCTAAAGCTAAAAAAGGTGAAAAAGGTATTAAAATAAAATGGAATTAA
- the grdA gene encoding glycine/sarcosine/betaine reductase complex selenoprotein A, translating into MLEGKKIAILGDRDGIPGPAIEECMETTGADEVVFTTTECFVUTSAGAMDLENQQRIKDLADKHGAENLVVILGGAEAEASGLACETVTNGDPTFAGPLAGVPLGLACYHVVEPEIKAEIEEDVYEEQISMMEMVIDVEAIVEEVKTYREKYSEYI; encoded by the coding sequence ATGTTAGAAGGTAAAAAGATCGCTATCTTAGGTGATCGCGATGGTATTCCTGGGCCAGCAATTGAAGAATGCATGGAAACAACTGGTGCAGATGAAGTCGTTTTTACTACAACTGAGTGCTTTGTCTGAACAAGCGCAGGAGCTATGGACCTAGAAAATCAGCAGAGAATAAAAGATCTTGCTGATAAACATGGTGCGGAAAATCTAGTTGTTATCTTAGGTGGAGCAGAAGCAGAAGCTTCTGGTTTAGCCTGTGAAACAGTAACAAATGGAGATCCAACCTTTGCTGGTCCTTTAGCAGGAGTTCCGTTGGGACTCGCGTGTTATCATGTCGTGGAGCCAGAAATCAAAGCTGAGATTGAGGAAGATGTTTATGAAGAACAAATCAGCATGATGGAAATGGTAATAGATGTTGAAGCTATTGTTGAAGAGGTAAAAACCTATCGCGAGAAGTATTCAGAGTATATTTAA
- a CDS encoding glycine/sarcosine/betaine reductase component B subunit: protein MKLELGNFKVKEIEFGTETTFKNGVLTINKEEALEVVFKDKHITEADLKIVKPGDMVRLVPVKEAIEPRFRVGGGPVFPGVTGKLSQAGEGKTLCLKDMSVLVVGKHWGGFQDGLIDMGGEGAKYTHFSSLKNVVLVADTDEEFEQQEQQKKNHALRWAGMRLAEYLGQTVKDLEPEATDTYELEPLTERAAAVSDLPNVALVMQPQSQMEDSGYNTLNYGWDTNRMLPTLMHPNEILDGAMISGSFMPCSSKWSTYDFQNFPLIRSLYAEHGKTINFVGVIMSNLNVALEQKERSALFVAQMAKSLGVEAAIVTEEGYGNPDADYIGCLVALEDAGVKTVGVSNEATGRDGGSQPLVTLDPKADALVSTGNVSELIKLPPMDEVIGELEALARDGLSGGWADDEILGSSVKEDGSIVMENNSMFCGDRIAGWSPKTMKEY from the coding sequence GTGAAACTTGAACTCGGAAATTTTAAAGTTAAAGAAATTGAGTTCGGTACAGAAACTACTTTCAAAAATGGAGTTTTAACTATTAATAAAGAAGAAGCTCTAGAAGTAGTTTTTAAAGATAAACATATTACTGAAGCTGACTTAAAAATAGTTAAGCCAGGAGATATGGTACGTCTGGTACCAGTTAAAGAAGCAATTGAACCCCGCTTCCGCGTAGGGGGAGGACCTGTTTTTCCTGGTGTAACTGGAAAACTTAGTCAAGCAGGAGAAGGTAAAACTCTTTGCTTGAAAGATATGAGTGTTTTAGTTGTAGGAAAACACTGGGGTGGTTTCCAGGACGGATTAATTGACATGGGAGGAGAAGGAGCCAAATATACTCACTTTTCTTCTTTAAAAAATGTTGTTCTAGTAGCTGATACAGATGAAGAGTTTGAGCAGCAGGAACAGCAGAAAAAAAATCATGCCCTAAGATGGGCCGGAATGAGATTAGCTGAATATTTAGGTCAAACTGTTAAAGATTTAGAACCAGAAGCTACAGATACATATGAGCTTGAACCTTTAACAGAAAGAGCAGCAGCTGTCTCTGATTTACCTAATGTAGCTTTAGTGATGCAGCCTCAGTCACAAATGGAGGATTCAGGCTATAATACTCTTAATTATGGTTGGGATACAAATCGAATGTTACCAACTTTAATGCATCCTAATGAAATATTAGATGGAGCAATGATTTCCGGCAGCTTTATGCCTTGTTCTTCAAAATGGTCAACTTATGATTTTCAGAATTTTCCTTTGATTCGGAGTCTTTATGCAGAACACGGCAAAACAATTAACTTTGTTGGTGTGATAATGTCAAACTTAAATGTTGCGCTTGAGCAGAAAGAGCGTTCAGCACTATTTGTAGCCCAAATGGCTAAGTCACTTGGAGTCGAAGCAGCTATTGTAACAGAAGAAGGATACGGAAATCCAGATGCTGATTATATTGGCTGTCTTGTTGCCTTAGAAGATGCCGGTGTCAAAACAGTTGGTGTCAGCAATGAAGCAACTGGAAGAGATGGTGGCTCACAGCCATTAGTAACTTTAGATCCTAAAGCAGATGCTTTAGTTTCTACAGGTAATGTATCAGAATTAATTAAGCTGCCTCCGATGGATGAGGTAATCGGAGAATTAGAAGCCTTAGCTAGAGATGGACTTTCTGGAGGCTGGGCAGATGATGAAATTCTTGGTTCTTCTGTTAAAGAAGATGGCTCAATTGTGATGGAAAATAATTCAATGTTTTGTGGAGATAGAATTGCTGGTTGGTCTCCGAAAACTATGAAAGAATACTAA
- the grdH gene encoding betaine reductase selenoprotein B, translating into MKKAIVYLNQFFGQIGGEDVADHAPEIREEKVGAAMLYNQLLEAEVTHTVICGDNFMGSKTEEAVETILDFLRDLEFDIFFAGPAFQAGRYGMACGEIGKAVKEEFDVPVISSMNIENPGVEVFKKDIYIFPGGHSAAKMKDDVTEMTKFGNKILKGEELLPAEEEGYYTRGIRHQYFLEDQTPATERAIEMLLKKIKGEEFTSELPIPELDRVEIAPAIKDLSKAEIALVTSGGIVPVDNPDKIQSASATRWGKYEISGMEKLENREAEAFKTIHAGFDPAAADADPNVVVPVDAVRQYEKEGKIGKLHEYFYSTVGTGTTQGEAARMGREIAQELQDANVQAVILTSTUGTCTRCGATMVKEIERAGFPVVQMANLIPVAKTVGANRIVPTISIPYPLGDPSTSKEEQWDLRYHRVGVALDSLTTEIDEQTVFEVEV; encoded by the coding sequence ATGAAAAAAGCAATTGTATATTTAAACCAGTTTTTTGGTCAAATTGGTGGAGAAGATGTTGCAGATCATGCTCCTGAAATTAGAGAAGAAAAGGTTGGAGCAGCAATGCTTTATAATCAGTTATTAGAAGCAGAAGTTACTCATACAGTTATTTGTGGAGATAATTTTATGGGAAGTAAGACTGAAGAAGCTGTAGAAACTATCCTTGATTTTTTAAGGGATTTAGAATTTGATATCTTTTTTGCTGGCCCAGCATTTCAAGCAGGACGTTATGGAATGGCCTGTGGTGAGATTGGAAAAGCAGTAAAAGAAGAATTTGATGTGCCTGTAATTTCATCAATGAATATTGAAAATCCCGGTGTTGAAGTATTTAAAAAAGATATTTATATCTTCCCCGGTGGTCATAGTGCAGCCAAAATGAAAGATGATGTTACTGAAATGACTAAGTTTGGGAATAAGATTCTCAAAGGAGAAGAATTATTGCCAGCAGAAGAAGAAGGTTATTATACTCGAGGTATTAGACATCAATATTTCTTAGAAGATCAAACTCCAGCTACTGAAAGAGCAATTGAAATGCTGCTTAAAAAAATTAAAGGAGAAGAATTTACAAGTGAATTACCTATTCCTGAATTAGATCGGGTAGAGATTGCTCCTGCAATTAAAGATTTAAGTAAAGCCGAAATTGCTTTAGTTACTTCTGGAGGTATTGTGCCTGTTGATAACCCAGATAAAATTCAATCTGCCTCAGCAACTAGATGGGGTAAATATGAGATTAGTGGTATGGAAAAATTAGAAAATAGAGAAGCAGAAGCATTTAAAACTATTCATGCTGGTTTTGATCCAGCTGCAGCTGATGCTGATCCAAATGTAGTTGTTCCAGTTGATGCAGTGCGTCAATATGAAAAAGAAGGCAAAATTGGTAAATTACATGAATATTTCTATTCAACAGTAGGAACTGGTACTACCCAGGGAGAAGCTGCTAGAATGGGAAGAGAAATTGCTCAAGAATTACAAGATGCCAATGTTCAAGCAGTAATTTTAACATCCACTTGAGGTACCTGTACACGTTGCGGTGCAACAATGGTGAAAGAAATTGAAAGAGCTGGTTTTCCAGTTGTTCAGATGGCAAATTTAATTCCTGTAGCAAAAACTGTTGGTGCTAACAGAATAGTTCCAACTATCTCTATCCCTTATCCACTGGGAGATCCTTCTACAAGTAAGGAAGAACAATGGGATCTTAGATATCATAGAGTTGGAGTAGCTTTAGATTCTCTAACAACTGAAATCGATGAGCAAACAGTTTTTGAAGTAGAAGTGTAA
- a CDS encoding BCCT family transporter, producing the protein MANRKDAYGNIIKERGREVFVISLVIVFAIVIWGIVMPASFSNVANTLFNYLTMNFGWFYLITMTLFVVFCIWVALSQYGTIRLGKPDEEPEFSTISWFAMLFSAGMGVGLVFWGVAEPLNHFVNPLGMQGGTAAAADFALKTSFLHWGLHPWSAYGVLALALAYMQFRHDKPAQISSVFIPLIGEAKARGPIGKTIDILAIFATVAGVATSLGMATLQVTSGLNFLFGVPETDLMRLVVIGVITVLFMISAITGVDKGIKYLSNANISLAGLIMVICLIIGPTVLIVNNFTNTFGFYFSSIVRDSFKIGKEGWYGAWRIFYWAWWIAWAPFVATFIARISRGRTIREFIGGVLFAPTLASFVWFSILGTMGIETGMDVAKDAIAVTETAFFEIMQYYPGGGLISIIGVTLLITFFITSADSATFVLGMLSDKGNQNPSTKIKVTWGFIQSGLAIALMLSGGLGMLQTGSIVAAFPFAFIMIFAMIAMIKALKADLKVDGVVDINKVAEASIDHMDEDKLETEAG; encoded by the coding sequence ATGGCAAACCGTAAAGATGCATATGGAAATATAATTAAAGAGCGAGGCCGCGAAGTTTTTGTAATTTCACTGGTAATTGTTTTTGCAATTGTTATCTGGGGAATTGTAATGCCGGCTAGTTTTAGTAATGTTGCAAATACATTATTTAATTATTTAACAATGAATTTCGGTTGGTTTTATTTAATCACGATGACCTTATTTGTAGTTTTTTGTATTTGGGTAGCTTTAAGTCAATATGGAACTATTAGGCTGGGAAAACCAGATGAAGAGCCAGAATTTAGTACTATTTCCTGGTTTGCAATGTTATTTAGTGCAGGTATGGGAGTAGGACTTGTTTTCTGGGGAGTTGCAGAACCTTTAAATCATTTTGTTAATCCTTTAGGAATGCAGGGTGGAACTGCTGCTGCAGCTGATTTTGCTTTAAAAACTTCATTTTTACACTGGGGACTTCATCCTTGGTCTGCTTATGGTGTTTTGGCTTTAGCCTTAGCTTATATGCAGTTTAGGCATGATAAACCTGCTCAAATAAGTAGTGTATTTATTCCTTTAATTGGAGAAGCAAAAGCTAGAGGACCGATTGGAAAAACTATTGATATTTTAGCTATTTTTGCTACTGTAGCTGGTGTGGCAACTTCTTTAGGAATGGCAACTTTACAGGTTACTAGTGGTTTGAATTTCCTATTTGGAGTTCCAGAAACTGATCTGATGCGTTTAGTGGTTATTGGAGTTATTACTGTATTATTTATGATTTCTGCAATAACTGGTGTTGATAAAGGAATTAAATATTTATCTAATGCTAATATTTCACTAGCTGGTTTAATTATGGTTATTTGTTTAATTATAGGTCCAACTGTTTTGATTGTTAATAATTTTACTAATACTTTTGGTTTTTATTTTTCAAGTATTGTGCGCGATAGCTTTAAAATTGGTAAAGAAGGCTGGTATGGTGCTTGGAGAATCTTTTACTGGGCTTGGTGGATAGCTTGGGCACCTTTTGTAGCAACTTTTATTGCTAGAATTTCCCGAGGTAGAACAATTAGAGAATTTATTGGAGGAGTTTTATTTGCTCCAACCCTTGCCTCTTTTGTTTGGTTTTCAATTTTAGGAACGATGGGTATTGAAACTGGGATGGATGTAGCAAAAGATGCTATAGCAGTAACTGAAACAGCATTTTTTGAAATAATGCAGTATTATCCTGGTGGAGGTTTAATTTCTATTATAGGGGTTACTCTCTTAATAACTTTCTTTATTACTTCAGCAGATTCAGCTACTTTTGTTTTGGGAATGTTATCTGATAAAGGTAATCAGAATCCATCTACAAAAATAAAAGTTACTTGGGGTTTTATCCAATCAGGTTTGGCTATTGCTCTAATGTTATCTGGTGGTTTAGGTATGCTGCAGACTGGTTCAATAGTAGCAGCTTTCCCTTTTGCTTTTATTATGATCTTTGCTATGATAGCAATGATTAAAGCTTTAAAAGCTGATTTAAAAGTAGATGGGGTAGTAGATATTAATAAAGTAGCAGAAGCTTCAATTGATCATATGGATGAAGATAAATTAGAAACAGAAGCAGGCTAA
- a CDS encoding TetR/AcrR family transcriptional regulator, giving the protein MIDFDSKDIKKKRMLKIFIEATRDLIEKDGIEQVTIRGVAKKAGYNSATIYNYFDNCRQLIFFASLDFLGEYSQAMPEYIAKAEDEIERFIKMWECFCKYSFENPKIYYAIFTDNIGDNPEILMEKYFNLFPEKLGTPPADLMPMLSDPDLSHRAAIASQPLINKNYLSQKTAREMDKMITYIYHGMLTLMVNQRIEYSSTQALEIITAQIKSIVENAIYCQQK; this is encoded by the coding sequence ATGATTGATTTTGACAGTAAAGATATTAAGAAAAAAAGAATGCTCAAAATATTTATTGAAGCAACTCGTGATTTAATTGAAAAAGATGGTATAGAACAAGTAACAATTAGAGGTGTTGCCAAAAAAGCTGGTTATAATAGTGCTACTATCTATAACTACTTTGATAATTGCAGACAGTTAATCTTTTTTGCTTCACTTGATTTTTTAGGTGAATATAGTCAGGCAATGCCAGAATACATAGCAAAAGCTGAAGATGAAATTGAGCGCTTTATAAAAATGTGGGAATGTTTTTGTAAATATTCATTTGAAAACCCAAAAATTTATTATGCAATCTTTACCGACAATATTGGTGATAACCCAGAAATTTTAATGGAAAAATATTTTAATCTTTTTCCTGAAAAACTAGGTACTCCACCTGCTGACTTAATGCCAATGCTTTCAGATCCTGATCTATCTCATCGAGCTGCTATTGCTTCTCAACCACTAATCAACAAAAATTATCTTAGTCAAAAAACAGCCAGGGAAATGGACAAAATGATTACTTATATTTACCACGGTATGTTAACTTTAATGGTTAATCAAAGAATAGAATATAGTAGTACTCAAGCTTTAGAAATTATTACAGCTCAAATAAAATCAATTGTCGAAAATGCGATCTACTGTCAACAAAAATAA
- the trxB gene encoding thioredoxin-disulfide reductase, which translates to MSEKYDLIIIGGGPAGISAAIYGSRSRLKTLVLEAKRKTGGQPSTYHDMENYPGVPETTASELMDNFKTHAEKFGTEFKRGEVEAIEVNGFEKVIKSKKGKEYRAKSIVIATGAEPRKLGIKGEEEFKGKGVSYCATCDADLFTDLDIVVVGNGNSAVEEAIYLTKFVNKLTMIVIHDEGVMDAEKILQEQAMENEKIDFVWNSTLEEIKGEGLVEKAVVKNIKTGQKSEIDCNGVFFFVGRVPSTDFLEGVVDLTEHGYIKTTKQMETNQPGIYAVGDVRDKVVRQVITAAGDGATAAVMAQGYIEEEEYWQNNVVQAEKPTIVAFWSVTDQNSLDIVSQLENMELEAKGYKFIKIDTYKNRLISNRYQIEEIPTVLKLEAGKVASKLVKPGKEEIEAII; encoded by the coding sequence ATGAGTGAAAAATATGATTTAATAATAATTGGTGGTGGACCAGCGGGAATTTCGGCCGCAATTTATGGTTCTCGTTCTAGATTGAAAACCTTAGTTTTAGAAGCTAAAAGAAAAACTGGTGGTCAGCCAAGTACATATCATGATATGGAAAATTATCCTGGAGTGCCAGAGACTACTGCTTCTGAATTAATGGATAATTTTAAAACTCATGCTGAAAAATTTGGGACTGAATTTAAAAGAGGGGAAGTAGAAGCTATAGAAGTTAATGGTTTCGAAAAAGTTATTAAATCTAAAAAAGGAAAAGAGTATAGGGCTAAAAGTATTGTAATAGCTACAGGTGCTGAGCCAAGAAAATTAGGAATTAAAGGAGAAGAAGAATTTAAAGGTAAAGGAGTATCTTATTGTGCTACCTGTGATGCAGATTTATTTACTGATTTAGACATTGTAGTTGTTGGAAATGGTAATTCAGCTGTAGAAGAAGCTATTTATTTAACTAAATTTGTAAATAAACTGACAATGATTGTCATCCATGATGAAGGAGTAATGGATGCCGAAAAAATTCTGCAGGAACAGGCAATGGAAAATGAGAAAATTGATTTTGTCTGGAATTCTACTTTAGAAGAAATAAAAGGAGAAGGTCTGGTCGAAAAGGCTGTTGTTAAAAATATTAAAACTGGTCAAAAATCTGAAATTGATTGTAATGGAGTTTTCTTCTTTGTCGGCCGCGTTCCTAGTACAGACTTTTTAGAAGGCGTTGTAGATTTAACTGAACATGGTTATATTAAAACAACAAAACAAATGGAAACAAATCAGCCAGGTATTTATGCAGTTGGTGATGTGCGGGATAAAGTTGTGCGTCAGGTAATAACTGCAGCAGGTGATGGTGCAACAGCAGCTGTGATGGCTCAAGGCTATATTGAAGAAGAAGAATACTGGCAGAATAATGTTGTTCAGGCTGAAAAGCCAACTATAGTAGCTTTTTGGAGTGTAACTGATCAAAATAGTTTAGATATTGTAAGTCAATTAGAAAATATGGAACTAGAAGCTAAAGGCTATAAGTTTATCAAAATAGATACTTATAAAAATAGATTAATTTCTAATAGATATCAAATTGAAGAAATCCCAACAGTACTTAAACTTGAAGCTGGTAAAGTTGCTTCAAAATTAGTTAAACCTGGAAAAGAAGAAATTGAAGCAATTATATAA
- the trxA gene encoding thioredoxin TrxA codes for MIELTKENFEEEVLNCEGKVVVDFWSESCDVCLEIMPDVKELAEEFAADFKFAKLDIKGNRRLAIGQQVLGLPSIVFYENGEKVEHLSGEDLEVEDIRKELEARA; via the coding sequence ATGATTGAATTAACTAAAGAAAATTTTGAAGAAGAAGTTCTGAACTGTGAAGGTAAGGTAGTTGTTGATTTTTGGAGTGAAAGCTGTGATGTTTGCTTAGAGATTATGCCTGATGTTAAAGAATTAGCAGAAGAATTTGCTGCTGATTTTAAATTTGCTAAATTAGATATCAAAGGTAATAGAAGACTGGCTATTGGTCAGCAAGTTTTAGGTCTACCTTCAATTGTATTTTATGAAAATGGAGAAAAAGTTGAGCATTTAAGTGGAGAAGACTTAGAAGTTGAAGATATTAGAAAAGAATTAGAGGCAAGAGCATAA